A stretch of Brassica napus cultivar Da-Ae chromosome C6, Da-Ae, whole genome shotgun sequence DNA encodes these proteins:
- the LOC106403981 gene encoding protein NOI4 encodes MASNNQSRQQQDRPLPKFGEWDVNDPASAEGFTVIFAKARDDKKTNASGRAPSQRRDNNKGQDEPTKKRFCCF; translated from the exons ATGGCATCG AATAATCAATCAAGACAACAACAAGATCGACCATTACCAAAATTTGGAGAATGGGACGTAAACGATCCAGCATCAGCCGAAGGATTCACCGTTATATTCGCTAAAGCTCGAGACGACAAAAAGACAAACGCTAGTGGTCGTGCTCCCTCCCAACGCCGTGATAACAACAAAGGGCAAGATGAACCTACG AAGAAACGGTTCTGCTGTTTCTGA
- the LOC125589005 gene encoding uncharacterized protein LOC125589005, with protein MNYNYGSSSHVSSSSSSSSDNEYYDDIEKQVACQITTNNNFSITQHLLNERHHGGSIPGHIVIDRDRENASRNLFNDYFAESPLFSEVMFRRRFRMGRPLFLCIYDAIQRHDKYFVQRRDGAGKLGLSGLQKITAAFRILAYGLLADSTNEYIKIGKSTALESLKRFYRDVVEVFGSRYLRSPDVNDVARLLHICERRGFPGMFGSLDCMHWKNCPTAWGGKYTGRSGSPTIILEAVADYDLWI; from the coding sequence ATGAATTATAACTATGGTAGTTCATCTCAtgtatcatcatcttcttcttcttcttcagataaTGAGTATTATGATGATATAGAAAAGCAAGTAGCATGTCAAATTACTACCAACAATAATTTTTCCATCACTCAACACCTACTTAACGAGAGACACCATGGTGGATCAATTCCAGGTCATATTGTTATCGATCGTGATCGGGAGAATGCTTCTCGCAATCTTTTCAACGACTATTTTGCAGAGAGTCCTTTATTCTCTGAGGTGATGTTTCGAAGGCGATTTCGGATGGGCCGTCCTTTGTTTCTTTGTATTTATGATgccatacaaagacatgacaAATATTTTGTCCAGCGAAGAGATGGTGCCGGTAAACTTGGGTTGTCTGGTTTACAAAAGATAACTGCTGCATTTCGGATTTTGGCGTATGGTTTACTAGCGGATTCAACCAATGAGTATATCAAAATCGGAAAGTCAACTGCTCTAGAAAGTTTGAAGCGGTTTTATCGTGATGTTGTCGAGGTGTTTGGAAGCCGCTATCTTCGCTCCCCTGATGTTAATGATGTTGCACGACTACTCCATATCTGTGAACGTAGAGGATTTCCAGGTATGTTCGGTAGTTTAgattgtatgcattggaaaAACTGCCCAACAGCTTGGGGAGGAAAATATACCGGTCGTAGTGGTTCTCCTACAATTATTCTAGAGGCTGTAGCTGATTATGATCTTTGGATTTGA